Proteins from a genomic interval of Tolypothrix sp. NIES-4075:
- a CDS encoding DUF6887 family protein has product MTKPDFTQMTRKELKTYIIQHPTDDEAIRELFINRRSPNAKIYPFPYNMTKEELTEIFRPKNTN; this is encoded by the coding sequence ATGACCAAGCCTGATTTTACCCAAATGACTCGTAAAGAATTAAAAACTTATATTATACAACACCCCACTGACGATGAAGCAATTAGAGAATTGTTTATCAATCGTCGCAGTCCTAACGCTAAAATTTATCCTTTCCCTTATAACATGACTAAAGAGGAGTTAACAGAGATTTTTCGCCCTAAAAACACCAATTAA
- a CDS encoding peptidase domain-containing ABC transporter, with amino-acid sequence MPSILSQEELGELLTTTLGEKLSDRELQNCWAKIEIVEPPVAKLFWQSKDARKGIYLVLKGKVRLLDSSGNLISTLTAGSSFGEMTLFREKDFNCYAARASSNLKLCYLNTDVLQTLMDKYPKICDRLLKRAESWDLQMGNGEDNHQSSITNVIPFPTNQSPKKKQRRAYFPTPQVKAKHIWAQLTKRYPFFEQQSASDCGVACLVMIGRYWGKRFSINRLRDLANVNRIGVSLRGLATAAESIGFASRPVKASLDKLAQQPLPAIAHWEGNHYIVVYEITKKQVIVGDPAIGQRTLTHHQFQAGWTGYALLSQPTAILKESEQASTPFWQLFELVKPHWQVLLEVFIASVFIQLFGLIMPLFTQLLLDRVIVQGSTLTLNAVGFGLLIFGLFRVALNGLRQYLLDHTANRIGVALMVGFIKHTFLLPLAFFESRYVGDIISRVQENQKIQRFLTGEALSIILDLMTVFIYVGLMFWYSWQMAMLALAIVPPFMILALIATPFFRRVSREIFNALAKENSYLIQSLSGIRSIRSMAIEQTVRWRWEELLNNLTKKMFGGQVIGNQMQIFSSIIESLATTALLWYGAWLVIQNQLTIGQLVAFNMLLGNVINPFKRLTVLWNQVQEVIISTERINDVLEAEPEEDLQHQPRQSLARIRGHIRFENLTFRYHPDSDINVLENLNFEIQPLQTVALVGRSGSGKTTLAKMILGLYTPTDGKILIDGHDVTSLSLRSLREQIGVVDQDTFLFGGTIRENISIALPEASLEEIIEVARLAGADEFIQQLPMGYETQIGEGGGMLSGGQRQRLAIARAMLGNPRLLIFDEATSHLDAESERIIQNNLNTILQGRTSLIIAHRLSTIRNADLILVLDRGLLIESGTNEELINKKGHYYYLNQQQLAQAS; translated from the coding sequence ATGCCATCAATATTGTCCCAAGAAGAACTAGGTGAACTACTAACCACCACCTTGGGTGAGAAGCTTTCAGATAGGGAATTACAGAATTGCTGGGCAAAAATTGAAATTGTTGAACCACCAGTAGCAAAACTGTTCTGGCAATCAAAAGATGCCCGAAAGGGAATTTATCTAGTTCTTAAAGGTAAAGTCAGATTACTAGATAGTTCTGGCAACTTAATCTCCACCCTAACAGCAGGGTCATCATTTGGCGAAATGACCTTGTTTCGAGAAAAAGACTTTAATTGTTATGCTGCGAGGGCTTCATCTAACTTAAAACTCTGTTATCTCAACACAGATGTATTGCAGACTTTGATGGATAAATACCCCAAAATCTGCGATCGCTTATTGAAGCGTGCAGAATCTTGGGATTTGCAGATGGGGAATGGGGAAGACAATCATCAATCTTCAATTACCAACGTCATTCCCTTTCCCACAAACCAAAGCCCAAAAAAGAAGCAACGACGTGCTTATTTTCCAACTCCTCAAGTAAAAGCAAAACATATATGGGCACAGCTAACTAAACGCTATCCTTTCTTTGAACAACAAAGCGCTTCAGATTGTGGTGTCGCTTGCCTAGTCATGATTGGTCGCTATTGGGGTAAGCGCTTTAGCATCAACAGATTGCGGGATTTAGCCAACGTCAATCGCATCGGGGTTTCTCTGCGAGGATTAGCCACCGCAGCCGAAAGTATTGGCTTTGCTAGCCGTCCAGTCAAAGCCAGCCTGGACAAATTAGCACAGCAACCCCTACCGGCGATCGCACATTGGGAAGGTAATCATTACATCGTCGTCTATGAAATTACCAAAAAACAGGTGATTGTCGGCGATCCGGCGATCGGTCAACGTACCCTCACTCATCATCAATTCCAAGCCGGGTGGACTGGTTATGCTTTATTATCGCAACCTACCGCCATTCTGAAAGAAAGCGAACAAGCAAGTACACCATTCTGGCAGTTATTTGAATTAGTCAAACCACATTGGCAAGTATTACTAGAAGTCTTCATTGCTTCGGTATTTATCCAGTTGTTTGGATTGATTATGCCTCTATTTACTCAGTTACTTTTAGACAGAGTAATTGTCCAGGGTAGTACTCTCACTTTAAACGCGGTTGGGTTTGGGTTGTTGATTTTTGGCTTATTCCGCGTCGCTCTTAACGGACTGCGACAATATCTACTAGATCACACGGCAAACCGAATTGGAGTAGCGCTAATGGTAGGTTTTATCAAACATACCTTCCTCCTACCCCTAGCCTTTTTTGAGTCGCGTTATGTCGGTGATATTATTTCTCGCGTTCAAGAAAATCAGAAAATTCAGCGCTTTCTCACAGGTGAAGCACTGTCGATCATTCTGGATTTAATGACAGTATTTATCTATGTGGGATTGATGTTTTGGTATAGCTGGCAAATGGCAATGCTAGCCTTAGCAATTGTACCGCCATTTATGATTTTGGCACTAATTGCTACACCATTCTTTCGCCGGGTCAGCCGTGAAATTTTTAATGCCTTAGCTAAAGAGAATAGTTATTTAATTCAATCACTTTCAGGCATTCGCTCAATTCGTTCGATGGCAATTGAGCAGACAGTGCGCTGGCGTTGGGAAGAACTGCTGAATAATTTGACTAAAAAAATGTTTGGTGGACAGGTAATTGGCAACCAAATGCAAATTTTTAGTTCTATTATTGAATCTTTAGCAACTACAGCATTACTGTGGTATGGAGCATGGTTAGTAATTCAAAATCAACTAACAATTGGGCAACTAGTTGCTTTTAATATGTTATTAGGTAACGTTATTAATCCTTTCAAACGGCTCACAGTACTGTGGAATCAAGTGCAAGAAGTGATTATTTCCACCGAACGGATTAATGATGTTCTCGAAGCCGAACCAGAAGAAGACTTACAGCATCAACCACGTCAATCTTTAGCGAGAATTAGGGGTCATATTCGCTTTGAAAATCTAACCTTTCGCTATCATCCAGATAGTGATATTAACGTCCTAGAAAATCTTAATTTTGAAATTCAGCCTCTTCAAACGGTAGCACTTGTAGGACGTAGTGGTTCGGGAAAAACTACCCTTGCCAAAATGATTTTAGGTTTATATACCCCTACAGATGGCAAAATTTTGATTGATGGTCATGATGTAACCAGTCTTTCTTTGCGATCGCTTCGAGAGCAAATCGGTGTTGTCGATCAAGATACTTTCTTATTTGGCGGTACAATTCGAGAAAACATTAGCATTGCTCTCCCAGAAGCCTCTTTAGAAGAGATTATCGAGGTGGCACGTTTAGCTGGTGCAGATGAATTTATTCAACAATTACCAATGGGTTATGAAACCCAAATTGGCGAAGGTGGGGGGATGCTTTCTGGTGGACAACGGCAACGTCTCGCAATTGCTCGTGCAATGCTTGGTAATCCTCGCTTATTGATTTTTGACGAAGCTACTAGTCACCTCGATGCAGAATCAGAACGCATCATTCAAAACAATTTAAACACAATTCTCCAAGGACGTACCAGCTTAATTATTGCCCATCGACTTTCTACCATCCGCAATGCTGACTTAATTTTGGTGTTAGATCGCGGCTTATTGATAGAAAGCGGTACTAATGAAGAATTAATTAATAAAAAAGGTCATTACTACTACCTCAATCAACAACAACTCGCTCAAGCAAGTTGA
- a CDS encoding HlyD family efflux transporter periplasmic adaptor subunit: MPNRVSNSTSVSTPTNDEQAISNTTNSVGENHANSANSHNWYYGTEELLDALPRRWTRSLLYFMVIFSAIALPWTMLSQVDETGSARGRIEPLGETQRLDTPVGGNIIAVKVKEGETVKAGQLLVELESNVLRTDLQQAQAKLDGLINRLAQLELLKNQLKLAISVQEQQNQSQELEKVSQVNQAQQNLDAKQSTYNLQKLEKLALVDQAKQNMSSTQTAYKLAKSRWDRDLTETKRYRLLWQKGAVPQIKVVELEKIAEESQRVNEQTQSDIKQAKLRFQEEENRYQSIIRQAQADIEQAKLRLQEQKSSYKSVVHAGEISVLKNQEQLKDMQTQITSLSSEIAQTKSQIASIKLQLTQRLMKSPIDGVIFNLPFKKPGVVVQTGQTIAQIAPKKIPFVLKANMPSQESGFLKVGMAAKVKFDAYPFQDYGVVTGKVIRMSPDSKILETPQGKIEVFEMEISLNQSGNKPIPLTPGQTATAEVIVRQRRVIDFILDPFKKLQKGGLDL, translated from the coding sequence ATGCCTAATAGAGTTAGTAATTCAACATCGGTATCAACTCCAACTAATGATGAGCAAGCAATTAGCAATACAACTAATTCAGTTGGAGAAAATCATGCTAATTCTGCAAATTCTCACAATTGGTATTACGGTACAGAAGAACTACTAGATGCATTACCAAGACGTTGGACACGTTCTTTGCTGTATTTTATGGTAATTTTTAGTGCGATCGCTTTGCCTTGGACGATGCTGTCGCAAGTCGATGAAACAGGAAGCGCTAGAGGTCGTATTGAACCATTAGGTGAAACCCAAAGATTAGACACTCCAGTTGGTGGCAATATTATTGCTGTCAAGGTGAAAGAAGGTGAAACCGTCAAAGCTGGGCAGTTATTAGTAGAACTAGAGTCGAATGTACTGCGAACCGATTTACAACAAGCACAGGCAAAGCTAGACGGACTAATAAATCGACTAGCACAACTAGAACTACTTAAAAACCAATTAAAATTAGCAATTAGTGTTCAAGAACAACAAAACCAATCCCAAGAATTAGAAAAAGTTTCTCAAGTTAATCAGGCACAGCAAAATCTAGATGCGAAACAGAGTACTTATAACTTACAAAAATTAGAAAAATTGGCTTTAGTCGATCAGGCAAAACAAAATATGAGTTCTACTCAGACTGCCTATAAGTTAGCTAAAAGCCGTTGGGATAGAGATTTAACAGAAACTAAGCGTTATCGTCTACTTTGGCAAAAGGGTGCTGTTCCTCAAATTAAAGTTGTGGAACTAGAAAAAATTGCAGAAGAAAGTCAAAGAGTAAACGAGCAAACACAATCTGATATCAAACAGGCAAAGTTACGCTTTCAAGAAGAAGAAAACCGCTATCAATCAATTATACGCCAAGCCCAAGCAGATATTGAACAAGCAAAACTAAGATTGCAAGAACAGAAAAGCAGTTATAAAAGTGTAGTTCATGCTGGTGAAATATCTGTGTTGAAAAATCAGGAACAACTGAAAGATATGCAAACACAAATTACCAGCTTGTCATCAGAAATTGCTCAAACTAAAAGCCAGATAGCTTCTATAAAACTACAATTAACGCAACGATTAATGAAATCACCCATTGATGGTGTAATTTTCAACTTGCCCTTCAAAAAGCCTGGTGTTGTTGTCCAAACTGGTCAGACGATCGCCCAAATTGCTCCCAAGAAAATTCCATTTGTTCTTAAAGCGAATATGCCAAGCCAAGAAAGTGGTTTTTTGAAGGTAGGAATGGCAGCGAAAGTCAAGTTTGATGCCTACCCATTTCAAGATTATGGAGTAGTTACAGGGAAGGTGATTCGGATGTCACCAGACTCCAAAATACTGGAAACACCCCAAGGAAAAATAGAAGTTTTTGAGATGGAAATATCTCTGAATCAATCTGGTAATAAACCTATTCCCTTAACGCCTGGTCAGACAGCAACGGCAGAGGTAATTGTTCGTCAGCGGCGCGTGATTGATTTCATTTTAGACCCGTTTAAAAAGCTGCAAAAAGGTGGTTTAGACCTTTAG
- a CDS encoding peptidylprolyl isomerase, with translation MLKVINVSQKEIIDQLKLSCQIPGLLEAIATRQIIADAAKEAGIKVELEELQQAADALRAANRLIKAEDTWTWLEKHYLSVEDFEQLAEINLISVKLAQHLFADKIEPSFYENQPNYLAAVTYEVVLEDEDLAWELFYAVTEGEITFQDVTRQHIQNLELRRAGGYRGIKHRHEFKPDIAAAVFVAHPPELLKPIAIAQKVHLIWVEEIIQPKLDQQLRLKIMSELFSDWLKQQIAQVEIIPHFESDSYSQPVQELLNIA, from the coding sequence ATGTTAAAAGTAATAAATGTGTCTCAAAAAGAGATAATTGACCAACTTAAACTCTCTTGCCAAATTCCTGGTTTATTGGAAGCGATCGCTACTCGTCAAATTATTGCTGATGCAGCCAAAGAAGCAGGTATCAAAGTAGAATTAGAAGAACTTCAACAAGCTGCTGATGCTTTGCGAGCAGCCAACAGACTAATCAAAGCCGAAGATACTTGGACATGGCTTGAAAAACATTATCTTTCTGTGGAAGATTTTGAACAATTAGCAGAAATTAATTTGATATCTGTCAAGTTAGCGCAACATTTATTTGCAGACAAAATCGAGCCTAGTTTTTATGAAAATCAACCAAATTATCTAGCAGCAGTCACCTATGAAGTTGTCTTAGAAGATGAAGATTTAGCTTGGGAACTGTTTTATGCAGTCACTGAAGGTGAAATCACTTTCCAAGATGTTACTCGTCAACATATTCAAAATCTAGAACTTCGTCGCGCTGGTGGATATCGTGGTATCAAACATCGTCACGAGTTTAAACCAGATATTGCTGCTGCGGTCTTTGTTGCTCATCCTCCTGAGTTACTTAAACCTATTGCGATCGCCCAAAAAGTTCATCTAATTTGGGTTGAGGAAATCATCCAGCCAAAATTAGACCAACAGTTACGTTTGAAAATTATGAGTGAGTTGTTTTCTGATTGGTTAAAGCAACAAATCGCACAAGTCGAAATTATTCCCCACTTTGAATCAGATTCCTATTCTCAACCAGTCCAGGAGTTGCTGAACATAGCTTAA
- the dapB gene encoding 4-hydroxy-tetrahydrodipicolinate reductase, with product MAQASIPVVVIGAAGKMGREVVKAVAQAPDMTLVGAIDTTEEHQDKDAGELAGLSEPLEVPITNQLESMLAFAAQEKQPGVMIDFTHPDSVYDNIRSAIAYGIRPVVGTTGLSPQQIQEIADFAEKASTGCLIIPNFSIGMVLLQQAAVTASQYFDHVEIIELHHNQKADAPSGTAIQTAQMLAEMGKIFNPAVVEETEKIKGARGSLASEGIRIHSVRLPGLIAHQEVIFGAAGQIYTLRHDTSDRACYMPGVLLAIRKVLQLKSLVYGLEKIL from the coding sequence ATGGCACAAGCTTCTATTCCAGTTGTTGTTATCGGTGCTGCTGGCAAAATGGGTCGTGAGGTAGTCAAGGCAGTAGCGCAAGCGCCTGACATGACCTTAGTGGGTGCAATTGACACAACAGAAGAACATCAAGACAAAGACGCTGGGGAACTGGCAGGTTTAAGTGAACCGCTAGAAGTACCAATTACCAATCAGTTGGAATCGATGCTAGCGTTTGCGGCACAAGAAAAACAACCGGGGGTAATGATAGACTTTACCCATCCGGATTCAGTTTATGACAATATTCGCAGTGCGATCGCCTACGGTATTCGTCCTGTAGTTGGTACCACCGGCTTAAGTCCGCAACAAATTCAAGAAATAGCAGATTTTGCCGAAAAAGCAAGTACCGGATGTCTGATTATTCCTAATTTCTCTATTGGTATGGTGTTGCTGCAACAAGCAGCCGTAACAGCATCTCAATATTTTGACCATGTAGAAATTATCGAATTGCATCACAACCAAAAAGCTGATGCACCCAGCGGTACGGCGATTCAAACAGCGCAGATGCTAGCGGAAATGGGTAAAATCTTTAACCCGGCTGTTGTGGAAGAGACGGAGAAAATCAAAGGAGCCAGGGGAAGTTTAGCTTCGGAAGGCATTAGAATTCATAGCGTGCGCTTACCGGGGCTGATTGCCCATCAGGAAGTGATTTTTGGCGCAGCGGGTCAAATTTATACTTTAAGACACGATACAAGCGATCGCGCTTGTTATATGCCAGGAGTACTACTGGCAATTCGCAAAGTTCTCCAGTTAAAGTCGTTAGTATATGGCTTAGAAAAAATACTCTAG